One Gossypium raimondii isolate GPD5lz chromosome 3, ASM2569854v1, whole genome shotgun sequence genomic window carries:
- the LOC105797017 gene encoding uncharacterized protein LOC105797017 isoform X2, which produces MPTANFVALQCCQCFTMQVKQRKKSSNKWTCVVCNQKQSVLKVFAQGPMAKDVRKFVQSFNMTRKFTDQNQLFDPTSEYDIDLEDDDGGDLENPKKRHTDWTEYLDSEDHHEHKLVLQEEEQGVDLEPEIVTELPAKEKFKRPKLRNSDTGEEGVGHQLYKPLLYKRNCRKATMLFSQDEKADRQQQADGDIGSKKQSDLTIRKVGEILESMRNSKPATSKVNSKWKDYITEEDEGDSLEQCCPRNSANYMDKWGNADDAVLNTDSIKYQIVEDDIHPDFM; this is translated from the exons ATGCCAACCGCCAATTTTGTAGCTCTGCAATGCTGCCAATGCTTCACAATGCAG GTGAAACAAAGGAAGAAGAGCAGCAACAAATGGACGTGCGTGGTCTGCAATCAAAAGCAATCGGTGCTCAAGGTCTTTGCTCAAGGTCCCATGGCTAAAGACGTTCGCAAATTCGTCCAGTCTTTCAACATGACCCGAAAATTTACCGATCAAAACCAACTCTTCGATCCCACATCGGAATATGACATCGATTTGGAAGATGACGATGGTGGAGATCTGGAAAATCCGAAGAAAAGACACACCGATTGGACCGAGTATCTCGACTCAGAGGATCATCATGAACACAAATTAGTTTTACAAGAAGAGGAACAAG GGGTCGATTTGGAACCAGAGATTGTGACAGAGTTGCCTGCAAAGGAGAAGTTCAAAAGACCCAAATTGAGGAACTCTGATACTGGGGAAGAAGGCGTTGGTCATCAGCTTTATAAACCACTTTTATACAAGAGAAATTGCAGAAAGGCTACTATGCTCTTTTCACAAg ATGAGAAGGCAGATAGGCAGCAACAAGCAGATGGAGACATAGGTTCAAAAAAACAAAGCGACTTGACAATAAGAAAAGTAGGGGAAATTTTGGAGTCAATGAGGAACTCTAAGCCAGCAACATCTAAAGTGAATTCAAAGTGGAAAGATTACATAACTGAAGAAGATGAGGGCGACAGCTTGGAACAGTGTTGTCCAAGAAACTCTGCAAATTATATGGACAAATGGGGGAATGCCGACGATGCAGTTTTGAACACTGATtccatcaaatatcaaatagtCGAAGATGATATCCATCCTGATTTCATGTGA
- the LOC105797017 gene encoding uncharacterized protein LOC105797017 isoform X1, producing the protein MPTANFVALQCCQCFTMQVKQRKKSSNKWTCVVCNQKQSVLKVFAQGPMAKDVRKFVQSFNMTRKFTDQNQLFDPTSEYDIDLEDDDGGDLENPKKRHTDWTEYLDSEDHHEHKLVLQEEEQGVDLEPEIVTELPAKEKFKRPKLRNSDTGEEGVGHQLYKPLLYKRNCRKATMLFSQGNNNNNNIDEKADRQQQADGDIGSKKQSDLTIRKVGEILESMRNSKPATSKVNSKWKDYITEEDEGDSLEQCCPRNSANYMDKWGNADDAVLNTDSIKYQIVEDDIHPDFM; encoded by the exons ATGCCAACCGCCAATTTTGTAGCTCTGCAATGCTGCCAATGCTTCACAATGCAG GTGAAACAAAGGAAGAAGAGCAGCAACAAATGGACGTGCGTGGTCTGCAATCAAAAGCAATCGGTGCTCAAGGTCTTTGCTCAAGGTCCCATGGCTAAAGACGTTCGCAAATTCGTCCAGTCTTTCAACATGACCCGAAAATTTACCGATCAAAACCAACTCTTCGATCCCACATCGGAATATGACATCGATTTGGAAGATGACGATGGTGGAGATCTGGAAAATCCGAAGAAAAGACACACCGATTGGACCGAGTATCTCGACTCAGAGGATCATCATGAACACAAATTAGTTTTACAAGAAGAGGAACAAG GGGTCGATTTGGAACCAGAGATTGTGACAGAGTTGCCTGCAAAGGAGAAGTTCAAAAGACCCAAATTGAGGAACTCTGATACTGGGGAAGAAGGCGTTGGTCATCAGCTTTATAAACCACTTTTATACAAGAGAAATTGCAGAAAGGCTACTATGCTCTTTTCACAAggtaataataacaacaacaacatag ATGAGAAGGCAGATAGGCAGCAACAAGCAGATGGAGACATAGGTTCAAAAAAACAAAGCGACTTGACAATAAGAAAAGTAGGGGAAATTTTGGAGTCAATGAGGAACTCTAAGCCAGCAACATCTAAAGTGAATTCAAAGTGGAAAGATTACATAACTGAAGAAGATGAGGGCGACAGCTTGGAACAGTGTTGTCCAAGAAACTCTGCAAATTATATGGACAAATGGGGGAATGCCGACGATGCAGTTTTGAACACTGATtccatcaaatatcaaatagtCGAAGATGATATCCATCCTGATTTCATGTGA
- the LOC105797016 gene encoding protein PIGMENT DEFECTIVE 338, chloroplastic: protein MSRVSKTLLTEREITKENRRKQREKESSRGASRIRRMQTLLQPCKSLSFLNFSSQYFAFNGAPKWQYSVKRTCYSITAAVTPKALSFSRKYMFLRSTQIVLCSQNDTFDEFSSTQFPERFENDSGIEENEELELLNKPSPAPVNNGFVSDVDKESEKPDKEEVLEPFLKFFRPSEPLEVEEGSELEDSEEKIDEVKKVGVEYYEPKPGDLVVGVVVSGNENKLDVNVGADMLGTMLTKDVLPLYDKEMDYLVCDLENNAEEFMVYGKMGIVKDDDAMSGGPGPGRPVVETGTVLFAEVLGRTLSGRPLLSTRQLFRRIAWHRVRQIKHLNEPIEVKFTEWNTGGLLTRIEGLRAFLPKAELMKRVNNFSELKGYVGRRMHVKVTRINEANNDLILSEREAWEMMHLRDGTLVEGTVVKILPYGAQVRIADSNRSGLLHISNMSKSRITSVAELLKEDEKVKVLVVKSLFPDKISLSTAELESEPGLFILNKERVFSEAEEMAKKYRQSLPAVSAPRNTEPLPADALSFENEESLYANWKWFKFERENESS, encoded by the exons ATGTCCCGAGTATCCAAAACTTTGCTGACAGAGagagaaattacaaaagaaaatcgaagaaaacagagagagaaagagagctCACGAGGTGCAAGCAGGATAAGGAGGATGCAAACCCTGCTTCAACCCTGTAAGTCTTTATCCTTTCTCAATTTTTCGAGTCAATACTTTGCTTTTAATGGTGCCCCCAAATGGCAGTACTCTGTTAAAAGAACTTGTTACTCCATTACCGCTGCTGTGACACCAAAAGCTTTGTCTTTTTCGAGgaaatatatgtttttgagAAGTACCCAGATTGTGCTTTGCTCTCAAAATGATACTTTTGATGAGTTTTCAAGCACCCAGTTTCCTGAAAGGTTTGAAAACGATAGTGGAATTGAAGAAAATGAGGAGCTTGAATTGCTTAATAAGCCTAGTCCAGCACCTGTGAATAATGGGTTTGTATCTGATGTTGATAAAGAGTCTGAAAAACCTGATAAAGAAGAGGTTTTGGAGCCTTTTTTGAAATTCTTTAGGCCTAGCGAACCATTGGAAGTAGAAGAGGGAAGTGAATTAGAAGATTCTGAGGAGAAAATTGATGAAGTGAAGAAGGTTGGTGTCGAGTACTATGAGCCAAAACCTGGTGACTTAGTGGTTGGTGTTGTTGTTTCTGGTAATGAGAATAAGCTGGATGTGAATGTTGGGGCTGACATGTTGGGTACAATGTTGACTAAAGATGTGTTGCCTTTGTATGATAAAGAGATGGATTATTTGGTGTGTGATCTGGAAAATAATGCTGAGGAATTTATGGTTTATGGGAAGATGGGAATTGTTAAGGATGATGATGCGATGAGCGGGGGGCCGGGTCCTGGAAGACCAGTGGTTGAGACTGGAACTGTGCTTTTTGCTGAGGTTCTTGGAAGAACACTTAGTGGTCGGCCTTTGCTCTCAACTAGACAGCTTTTCAGGAGGATAGCTTGGCATCGAGTGAGGCAG ATAAAACACCTGAATGAACCTATAGAGGTTAAATTTACAGAGTGGAATACAGGTGGCCTGCTGACAAGAATTGAG GGTTTGCGAGCTTTCCTTCCAAAAGCTGAGTTGATGAAGAGAGTAAATAACTTCTCTGAGTTGAAAGGATAT GTGGGCCGCAGAATGCATGTGAAAGTTACTCGAATAAATGAGGCTAACAATGATTTAATATTGAGCGAGAGGGAAGCTTGG GAAATGATGCATCTTCGAGATGGAACACTTGTAGAAGGAACCGttgtaaaaattttaccatatgGAGCCCAAGTAAGAATAGCGGATTCCAATAGAAG TGGGTTGCTTCATATCTCAAATATGAGCAAAAGTCGAATTACTTCTGTTGCTGAATTGCTTAAAGAGGATGAGAAGGTCAAGGTTCTTGTTGTGAAGTCACTCTTTCCTGACAAAATATCTCTCAG TACTGCTGAACTTGAAAGTGAACCTGGCCTCTTTATATTAAACAAAGAG AGGGTATTTTCTGAGGCTGAAGAGATGGCAAAGAAGTACAGGCAAAGTCTACCTGCAGTTTCTGCACCCCGGAATACCGAACCTCTTCCAGCTGATGCTTTATCTTTTGAGAATGAAGAAAGTCTGTATGCAAATTGGAAGTGGTTCAAGTTTGAAAGAGAGAATGAATCAAGTTGA